Proteins from one Embleya scabrispora genomic window:
- the nusG gene encoding transcription termination/antitermination protein NusG → MSDPNLSADNSADETGTLSEQAEAAALEDIALEDAAEAPAVSTDDDVEDAEAGEDDAEGAEAEFADDEDDDDFADEPEAAEDAPEGDPVEDFKEVLRRAPGEWYVIHSYAGYENRVKANLESRTTSLNMEDYIFQVEVPQEEVVEIKNGQRKTVKRNKFPGYVLVRMDLTNESWGAVRNTPGVTGFVGNAHEPFPLTLDEVVKILAPEEEKATGGGSGAKSTTEVKVLDFEVGDSVTVIDGPFATLQATINEINADSQKVKGLVEIFGRETPVELSFNQIQKN, encoded by the coding sequence GTGTCTGACCCGAACCTGTCCGCCGACAACTCCGCCGATGAGACGGGGACCCTGTCGGAGCAGGCGGAGGCCGCGGCTCTCGAGGACATCGCCCTCGAGGACGCGGCCGAGGCCCCGGCCGTCTCCACCGATGACGACGTGGAAGACGCCGAGGCCGGCGAGGACGACGCCGAGGGCGCGGAAGCCGAGTTCGCCGACGACGAAGACGACGACGACTTCGCCGACGAGCCCGAGGCAGCCGAGGACGCCCCCGAGGGCGACCCCGTCGAGGACTTCAAGGAAGTCCTCCGTCGCGCCCCGGGCGAGTGGTACGTCATCCACTCGTACGCCGGCTACGAGAACCGGGTGAAGGCCAACCTCGAGTCCCGCACCACCTCGCTCAACATGGAGGACTACATCTTCCAGGTCGAGGTGCCGCAGGAAGAGGTCGTCGAGATCAAGAACGGTCAGCGCAAGACCGTCAAGCGCAACAAGTTCCCCGGCTACGTGCTGGTCCGGATGGACCTGACCAACGAGTCGTGGGGCGCCGTGCGGAACACCCCCGGTGTCACCGGCTTCGTCGGCAACGCGCACGAGCCCTTCCCGCTCACCCTCGACGAGGTCGTCAAGATCCTCGCCCCCGAGGAGGAGAAGGCGACCGGCGGCGGCAGCGGCGCCAAGAGCACCACCGAGGTCAAGGTGCTCGACTTCGAGGTCGGCGACTCGGTCACCGTCATCGACGGCCCCTTCGCGACGCTGCAGGCGACGATCAACGAGATCAACGCCGACTCGCAGAAGGTCAAGGGCCTGGTGGAGATCTTCGGGCGCGAGACGCCGGTCGAGCTCTCGTTCAACCAGATCCAGAAGAACTGA
- the secE gene encoding preprotein translocase subunit SecE, with product MTEAHGSTATPEHSSSDGHGSDDVPPGGRRANRPKGSSGKPEQKKKNLFARAALFYRQIIAELRKVVWPTRNELSTYTTVVIVFCLMIIGIVYGLDLAFAKAALAVFG from the coding sequence TTGACGGAGGCCCACGGCTCCACGGCTACGCCTGAGCACAGCAGCTCTGATGGCCACGGCTCCGACGACGTGCCCCCCGGCGGTCGCCGGGCGAATCGCCCGAAGGGCTCCTCGGGCAAGCCGGAGCAGAAGAAGAAAAACCTGTTCGCGCGGGCGGCTCTCTTCTACCGGCAGATCATTGCCGAGCTGCGCAAGGTCGTCTGGCCGACCCGCAACGAGCTGAGCACGTACACCACCGTGGTCATCGTGTTCTGTCTGATGATCATCGGAATCGTCTACGGACTCGACCTCGCCTTCGCGAAGGCCGCGCTCGCCGTCTTCGGCTGA
- the rpmG gene encoding 50S ribosomal protein L33, protein MAATDVRPKITLACVECKERNYITKKNRRNDPDRLEMKKHCPRCNAHTAHRETR, encoded by the coding sequence GTGGCTGCCACCGACGTCCGCCCGAAGATCACGCTGGCCTGCGTGGAGTGCAAGGAGCGGAACTACATCACCAAGAAGAACCGGCGCAACGACCCGGACCGTCTTGAGATGAAGAAGCACTGCCCCCGCTGCAACGCGCACACCGCGCACCGCGAAACCCGCTAG
- a CDS encoding UDP-N-acetylmuramate dehydrogenase has product MQPEIDAPLAALTTLRLGGPARRLHTATTTDAVLAVVRAADEQGTPLLVLGGGSNLVVGDDGFAGDVLRIATTDLRVDGTTLSVDAGVPWDDVVTAAVDAGLSGIECLAGIPGSAGATPVQNVGAYGQEVAETITSVEVYDRTERRPRTLTAADCRFTYRHSVFKGNDRFVVLRVHFRLHDDDGRSAPVRYAELARVLGVEPGERVSPAAARAAVLELRRGKGMVLNAADHDTWSAGSFFTNPILTHDAFADLTARVARHLGPDVTPPRYPSGDDHVKTSAAWLIERAGFTKGYGEGRARISTKHTLALTNRGKATTEDLLTLAREVRDGVAETFGITLTNEPVLINAKL; this is encoded by the coding sequence GTGCAGCCTGAAATCGACGCGCCCCTCGCCGCCCTGACCACCCTCCGCCTCGGCGGCCCGGCCCGTCGGCTCCACACGGCCACGACCACGGACGCGGTCCTGGCGGTCGTCCGCGCCGCCGACGAGCAGGGCACCCCGCTGCTGGTGCTCGGCGGCGGCAGCAACCTGGTCGTCGGCGACGACGGCTTCGCCGGCGACGTGCTGCGAATCGCCACCACGGACCTGCGCGTCGACGGCACCACGCTGAGCGTGGACGCCGGCGTGCCGTGGGACGACGTGGTCACCGCCGCGGTCGACGCGGGCCTGTCCGGCATCGAATGCCTCGCGGGCATCCCCGGCAGCGCGGGCGCCACCCCGGTGCAGAACGTCGGGGCCTACGGCCAGGAGGTCGCCGAGACGATCACCTCCGTCGAGGTCTACGACCGCACCGAGCGCCGCCCGCGCACGCTCACCGCCGCCGACTGCCGCTTCACGTACCGGCACAGCGTGTTCAAGGGCAACGACCGCTTCGTGGTGCTGCGGGTGCACTTCCGGCTGCACGACGACGACGGCCGCTCGGCCCCGGTCCGCTACGCCGAACTGGCCCGCGTGCTCGGCGTCGAGCCGGGGGAGCGGGTCTCACCGGCCGCAGCCCGCGCCGCCGTGCTCGAACTGCGCCGCGGCAAGGGCATGGTCCTGAACGCGGCCGACCACGACACCTGGAGCGCGGGCTCCTTCTTCACCAACCCGATCCTGACCCACGACGCCTTCGCCGACCTCACCGCGCGCGTCGCCCGGCACCTGGGCCCCGACGTCACCCCGCCCCGCTACCCGTCCGGCGACGACCACGTGAAGACCTCCGCGGCCTGGCTGATCGAACGGGCAGGCTTCACCAAGGGCTACGGAGAAGGCAGAGCCCGCATCTCCACCAAACACACCCTGGCCCTGACCAACCGCGGCAAGGCCACCACGGAAGACCTCCTCACCCTGGCCCGAGAGGTCCGCGACGGCGTAGCCGAAACCTTCGGCATCACCCTGACCAACGAACCAGTCCTCATCAACGCCAAGCTCTGA
- a CDS encoding adenosine deaminase, producing MDRPARDVRTLPKAHLHLHFTGSMRSETLLELADLHGVRLPDSLTSGRPPRLRATDERGWFRFQRLYDIARSCVRSEDDMHRLVREAAEDDRAEGSGWLEIQVDPTSYAPRLGGLTPAVEIVLDAVEAARAATGIGIAVVIAANRTKHQLEARTLARLAAQYTDRGVVGFGLSNDERRGRAPAFEKAFEIARHAGLFADPHGGELDGPRSIRDCVDVLGARRLGHGIRVVEDPELMAVLARRRIVCEVCPASNVALGVYDKAADVPLRTLFEAGVPIALGADDPLLFGSRLAAQYELARDEHDFTDAELAELARQSILGSVAPAEVQRELLDGVERWLAGVGAEFVPTRPPVA from the coding sequence ATGGATCGTCCCGCACGCGATGTCCGCACCCTCCCGAAGGCTCATCTCCACCTGCACTTCACGGGATCCATGCGGTCGGAAACCCTGTTGGAACTGGCGGACCTGCACGGTGTGCGGCTGCCCGACTCGCTGACCTCGGGCCGGCCGCCACGATTGCGGGCCACCGACGAGCGCGGCTGGTTCCGCTTCCAGCGGCTGTACGACATCGCGCGCTCGTGTGTGCGCTCCGAGGACGACATGCATCGGCTGGTCCGCGAGGCGGCCGAGGACGATCGGGCCGAGGGGTCCGGGTGGCTGGAGATCCAGGTCGATCCGACCTCGTACGCGCCGCGGCTGGGTGGGCTGACCCCGGCGGTGGAGATCGTGCTGGACGCGGTGGAGGCGGCACGGGCGGCGACCGGGATCGGGATCGCCGTGGTGATCGCGGCGAATCGCACCAAGCACCAGTTGGAGGCGCGGACGCTCGCGCGGCTCGCGGCGCAGTACACCGATCGCGGCGTGGTCGGGTTCGGGCTGTCCAACGACGAGCGGCGCGGGCGGGCGCCGGCGTTCGAGAAGGCCTTCGAGATCGCCCGGCACGCGGGGCTGTTCGCCGATCCGCACGGTGGCGAGTTGGACGGGCCGCGCAGTATCCGGGACTGCGTGGACGTGTTGGGGGCGCGGCGGCTCGGGCACGGGATCCGGGTCGTGGAGGATCCCGAGTTGATGGCGGTGTTGGCCCGGCGGCGGATCGTGTGCGAGGTGTGTCCGGCCTCCAATGTCGCGCTCGGCGTCTACGACAAGGCGGCGGACGTACCGTTGCGGACGTTGTTCGAGGCGGGGGTGCCGATCGCGCTGGGCGCGGACGATCCGCTGCTCTTCGGGTCGCGGTTGGCCGCGCAGTATGAGCTGGCTCGGGACGAACACGATTTCACCGACGCGGAGTTGGCGGAGCTGGCGCGGCAGTCGATCCTGGGCTCGGTGGCGCCGGCGGAGGTGCAGCGGGAGTTGCTGGACGGGGTGGAGCGGTGGCTGGCGGGGGTGGGGGCGGAGTTCGTGCCCACCCGCCCACCCGTTGCGTGA
- a CDS encoding MaoC family dehydratase N-terminal domain-containing protein — MPLDAKFIGRTYPPTEPYEVGREKIREFAAAIGDPDPAYNDPEAAKALGHPDVIAPPTFAIVVTMRAADQVVYDPELGLDYSRVVHRDQKFTYTRPVRAGDRLTVVTTVDDIKVLAGNDVLTTRAEVRTVEGEHVVTALSSLVARAADESEG; from the coding sequence ATGCCGCTGGACGCGAAGTTCATCGGGCGGACCTACCCGCCCACCGAGCCGTACGAGGTGGGTCGGGAGAAGATCCGCGAGTTCGCCGCCGCGATCGGTGACCCCGATCCCGCGTACAACGACCCCGAGGCGGCCAAGGCCCTCGGTCACCCCGACGTGATCGCGCCGCCGACCTTCGCGATCGTGGTCACGATGCGCGCCGCGGACCAGGTCGTGTACGACCCCGAATTGGGCCTGGACTACTCGCGTGTGGTCCACCGCGACCAGAAGTTCACGTACACCCGGCCGGTCCGCGCCGGCGACCGGCTGACCGTGGTGACCACCGTGGACGACATCAAGGTCCTCGCGGGCAACGACGTCCTCACCACCCGCGCCGAAGTCAGGACCGTGGAGGGCGAGCACGTCGTCACCGCGCTGTCGAGCCTGGTGGCCCGCGCCGCCGACGAATCGGAGGGCTGA
- a CDS encoding ATP-binding protein translates to MATATEPAASARQIHPPEDLYARELAFLAAYDRGPRPPAWRLTPRAVVTFVMGSGDELKLPEPVEGLPRALTIGAKFVGERALVERCVVTLAGERGLLLVGEPGTAKSMLSELLAAAVCGTSGLTVQGTAGTTEDQLKYGWNYALLLAQGPSRGALVPSPVLTAMTTGAVARIEEVTRCLPEVQDALVSLLSERRIAVPELAGGPDAQVHAAPGFTLIATANLRDRGVSEMSAALKRRFNFETVGPIGDHDAETALVRRQARAAVERTGTAYAVDDTVLEVLVTAFRDLRTGRSAEGWEIERPSTVLSTAEAVSVASSLALAAAYFPGDRDVLSLLPGHLLGVAKKDDPADAARLLSYWDAAVRRRAEHGSATWRTLWDLRGVLEG, encoded by the coding sequence ATGGCAACCGCAACCGAACCCGCCGCCAGCGCGCGCCAGATACACCCGCCGGAGGATCTGTACGCCCGGGAACTGGCGTTCCTGGCCGCCTACGACCGGGGCCCGCGCCCGCCGGCGTGGCGGCTGACCCCGCGCGCCGTGGTCACCTTCGTGATGGGCAGCGGCGACGAACTCAAGCTGCCCGAACCGGTCGAGGGCCTGCCCCGTGCCCTGACCATCGGCGCCAAGTTCGTCGGCGAACGCGCCCTCGTCGAGCGCTGCGTGGTCACCCTCGCCGGCGAACGCGGCCTGCTCCTGGTGGGCGAGCCCGGCACCGCCAAGTCGATGTTGTCCGAACTGCTCGCCGCCGCCGTCTGCGGCACCAGCGGGCTCACCGTGCAGGGCACCGCGGGCACCACCGAGGACCAGCTCAAGTACGGCTGGAACTACGCGCTGCTGCTCGCCCAGGGCCCCAGCCGGGGCGCCCTGGTGCCCTCGCCGGTGCTCACCGCGATGACCACGGGCGCGGTGGCCCGGATCGAGGAGGTCACCCGCTGCCTGCCCGAGGTGCAGGACGCGCTGGTGTCGCTGCTCTCGGAGCGGCGGATCGCGGTTCCCGAACTCGCGGGCGGCCCCGACGCGCAGGTACACGCCGCGCCCGGCTTCACCCTGATCGCCACCGCCAACCTGCGCGACCGGGGCGTCTCGGAGATGTCCGCCGCGCTCAAGCGCCGGTTCAACTTCGAGACGGTCGGCCCGATCGGCGACCACGACGCGGAGACCGCGCTGGTGCGCCGCCAGGCCAGGGCCGCGGTGGAGCGGACCGGGACGGCGTACGCCGTCGACGACACGGTCCTGGAGGTGCTGGTCACCGCGTTCCGCGACCTGCGCACCGGCCGCTCCGCCGAAGGCTGGGAGATCGAACGCCCCTCCACCGTGCTGAGCACCGCCGAGGCGGTCTCGGTCGCCTCCTCGCTCGCGCTGGCCGCGGCCTACTTCCCGGGCGACCGGGACGTGCTGAGCCTGCTGCCGGGACACCTGCTCGGCGTCGCGAAGAAGGACGACCCGGCCGACGCCGCCCGACTGCTCTCCTACTGGGACGCGGCGGTGCGCCGACGGGCCGAACACGGCTCGGCCACCTGGCGCACCCTGTGGGACCTGCGCGGAGTCCTGGAGGGCTGA
- a CDS encoding MaoC family dehydratase: MTAKISFDDVVVGTELPTRSFPVTRETLVRYAGASGDFNPIHWNGRFATDVGLPDVIAHGMFTMAEAARVVTDWLGDPGALVEFGVRFTKPVVVPDTVEGATIEVTGKVAVLLDDRRARVDLVVTAAGAKVLGVPRAVVQLA, from the coding sequence ATGACCGCCAAGATCTCCTTCGACGACGTCGTGGTCGGCACCGAACTGCCCACGCGCAGCTTCCCGGTCACCCGGGAGACCCTGGTCCGCTACGCGGGCGCGTCGGGCGACTTCAACCCGATCCACTGGAACGGCAGGTTCGCGACCGACGTCGGCCTGCCCGACGTGATCGCACACGGGATGTTCACCATGGCCGAGGCCGCCCGCGTGGTCACCGACTGGCTCGGCGACCCGGGCGCGCTGGTCGAATTCGGCGTGCGCTTCACCAAGCCGGTCGTGGTCCCGGACACCGTCGAGGGCGCGACCATCGAGGTCACCGGCAAGGTCGCGGTGCTGCTGGACGACCGCCGGGCCCGCGTGGACCTCGTGGTCACCGCCGCCGGCGCCAAGGTCCTGGGCGTACCCAGGGCCGTGGTGCAACTGGCCTGA
- a CDS encoding vWA domain-containing protein, which translates to MSTIRTDGPIDEARPAAARLAASRRPHLIGVRHHAPSLAAAVPALLDEARPDALLVELPHEAAPWLEWLAHEDTRAPIALAGTGPHGLGFYPFADFSPELAALRWAARNGVPAIPCDLPLGHPGWDRAAGPVAGDTDTDTDAGAGGLHAALRDRLTGRAGDDLWDRLVEATAPGSSAEAIRRAALTVGWALRRDAGTVDPVDLRREAWMRSTLRAAEEAGATRVTVVLGAFHAPALLDGDAEVPAGDIADVTMSLIPYTYPLLDARSGYPAGIRDPEWQQSVLESAGDPGALREALIGAAVRICTDLRGQGHPSGPVDAREIVRIAGDLANLRGLPAAGRGELLEAAQTVLTHGEPLGRGRSVARALERVLVGTRAGRPAPAAPRSGLGPEAERRIAELGLPGPADPAERDLRLDPLRSDRDRRRELLLQQLTTCRIPYAEPTAVVGTGGADAVTTRWRVRWTPSVAALLDAAGARGVTPEQAAEGTLRAQHHKELAEGGPTAEQILTGLERAAACGLSALTETRLTETAESLPTIAGLPDLLAALTLTDRIHRGHLGLPAPDTASAKASTPAPFGTADEDAVPGDPKTPTASGPGSRSASGEEITRILLTAAVRHLDGLTGSDDPADARALADLAGRADVFGGVRLTAGLARLAADGSPLMSAAAGAVRVLLGHEDPTTLGDRIGSWIDTATTPATRAELTRRLTGLLTAAGPLLQAGGPILTPLLDRVDTLPDRPFLDRLPALRGGFDTLTPAARDRVLATLADHLGDRVDTDADPITLALWTSTDLTAKSALTQRALLPPPTPHNPTPAPTKPQPTNAPSAASNGAQAQPVLADPENPQPTNPAPAPTTGAPQDQPIPPHAVNPQPTNPAPVAALPPPDGWPRGQSGPADAVNPQPAGLTERVGGWAQTARSPQTHDLPPAQRWKLILGRQSDRLPPKASGMARALDELYGTGHGEGSRSDLGDAPGAGREAPYPGVREWSEDLIALFGPAVREEVLAAAASAGRTDVLTHLDPAAARPSVDLLKTVLTHAGGLPESKLALLRPLIARIVAELARELATRLRPALTGITTPRPTRRPGGALDLPRTLRANLTTARRAADGSVLVVPEKPIFRTRASRSNDWRLILVVDVSGSMEASTIWSALTASIMAGVPSLSTHFLTFSTEVIDLTGHVHDPLGLLLEVKVGGGTHIAAGLRAARDLVTVPSRTLVAVVSDFEEGYPIGGLLAEVRALASSGCHILGCASLDDAGRPRYSTAVAGRLVAAGMPVAALSPTELARWVGEKVR; encoded by the coding sequence GTGTCGACCATACGTACGGACGGGCCCATCGACGAGGCCCGTCCGGCCGCCGCGCGCCTGGCCGCGTCCCGGCGGCCGCACCTGATCGGCGTGCGCCACCACGCACCCTCGCTCGCCGCCGCGGTGCCCGCGCTGCTCGACGAGGCCCGGCCCGACGCGCTCCTCGTCGAACTGCCGCACGAGGCCGCGCCCTGGTTGGAGTGGCTCGCGCACGAGGACACCCGGGCGCCGATCGCGCTGGCCGGGACCGGACCGCACGGGCTCGGCTTCTACCCCTTCGCCGACTTCTCGCCGGAACTGGCCGCGCTGCGCTGGGCCGCGCGCAACGGCGTGCCGGCGATCCCGTGCGACCTCCCGCTGGGCCACCCGGGGTGGGACCGGGCGGCCGGCCCGGTCGCGGGGGACACGGACACGGATACGGACGCGGGGGCGGGCGGGCTGCACGCGGCGCTGCGCGACCGGCTCACCGGCCGGGCCGGGGACGACCTGTGGGACCGGCTGGTCGAGGCCACCGCGCCCGGCTCGTCCGCCGAGGCGATCCGCCGCGCCGCACTGACCGTCGGCTGGGCGCTGCGCCGCGACGCGGGCACCGTCGACCCGGTCGACCTGCGCCGCGAGGCGTGGATGCGGTCCACGCTGCGCGCCGCCGAGGAGGCCGGGGCGACGCGGGTCACCGTGGTGCTCGGCGCGTTCCACGCACCGGCCCTGCTCGACGGCGACGCGGAAGTGCCCGCAGGCGACATCGCCGACGTGACGATGTCGTTGATCCCGTACACCTACCCGCTCCTGGACGCCCGTTCCGGCTACCCCGCCGGCATCCGCGACCCCGAGTGGCAGCAGTCCGTCCTGGAGTCGGCCGGCGACCCCGGCGCGCTGCGCGAGGCGCTGATCGGCGCGGCGGTACGGATCTGCACCGATCTGCGCGGACAGGGACACCCCAGCGGTCCGGTCGACGCGCGCGAGATCGTCCGGATCGCCGGCGACCTCGCGAACCTGCGCGGCCTGCCGGCGGCGGGACGCGGCGAACTGCTCGAAGCGGCGCAGACCGTGCTCACCCACGGCGAGCCGCTGGGCCGGGGCCGCTCGGTCGCCCGCGCCCTGGAGCGGGTGCTGGTCGGTACGCGGGCCGGGCGCCCGGCACCGGCCGCGCCGCGCAGCGGCCTGGGCCCCGAGGCGGAGCGCCGGATCGCCGAACTGGGCCTGCCCGGACCGGCCGACCCGGCGGAGCGCGACCTGCGCCTGGACCCGCTGCGCAGCGACCGCGACCGGCGCCGGGAACTGCTCCTGCAACAGCTGACGACCTGCCGCATCCCCTACGCCGAGCCGACCGCGGTGGTCGGCACCGGCGGCGCGGACGCGGTCACCACCCGCTGGCGGGTGCGCTGGACGCCGTCGGTCGCGGCCCTGCTCGACGCGGCCGGCGCCCGGGGCGTCACCCCGGAACAGGCCGCCGAGGGCACCCTCCGCGCCCAACACCACAAGGAACTCGCCGAAGGCGGCCCCACCGCCGAGCAAATCCTCACCGGCCTCGAACGCGCCGCCGCCTGCGGCCTGTCGGCCCTCACCGAGACCCGCCTCACCGAAACCGCCGAATCCCTCCCCACGATCGCCGGCCTCCCCGACCTCCTCGCGGCCCTGACCCTCACGGACCGCATCCACAGAGGCCACCTCGGCCTCCCCGCCCCGGACACCGCCTCGGCGAAGGCGAGCACACCCGCGCCCTTCGGCACGGCCGACGAGGACGCGGTGCCCGGCGACCCGAAGACCCCCACGGCCTCGGGACCGGGATCGCGATCGGCGTCGGGCGAGGAGATCACCCGCATCCTCCTCACCGCCGCCGTCCGCCATCTCGACGGCCTGACCGGATCCGACGACCCGGCCGATGCCCGCGCGTTGGCCGACCTCGCCGGGCGCGCCGACGTATTCGGCGGAGTCCGGCTGACCGCCGGGCTGGCCCGCCTGGCCGCCGACGGCTCGCCGCTGATGTCCGCCGCCGCGGGCGCCGTCCGAGTCCTGCTCGGGCACGAGGACCCGACCACCCTCGGCGACCGCATCGGCTCCTGGATCGACACCGCGACCACCCCGGCGACCCGCGCCGAACTGACCCGCCGCCTCACCGGCCTGCTCACCGCGGCCGGTCCGCTCCTCCAAGCGGGCGGCCCGATCCTCACCCCGCTCCTGGACCGCGTCGACACCCTCCCCGACCGCCCCTTCCTGGACCGCCTCCCGGCCCTGCGAGGCGGCTTCGACACCCTGACCCCCGCCGCCCGCGACCGAGTCCTCGCCACCCTGGCCGACCACTTGGGCGACCGAGTGGACACCGACGCGGACCCCATCACCCTGGCCCTATGGACCAGCACCGACCTGACCGCCAAATCGGCCCTGACCCAACGCGCCCTCCTCCCACCCCCCACGCCCCACAACCCCACCCCGGCCCCGACAAAGCCGCAGCCCACAAACGCCCCCTCCGCCGCTTCCAACGGAGCGCAAGCCCAACCGGTCCTCGCCGACCCCGAAAATCCCCAGCCCACGAACCCGGCCCCAGCCCCCACCACCGGCGCTCCGCAAGACCAACCCATCCCGCCCCACGCAGTGAATCCGCAGCCCACGAACCCCGCGCCCGTCGCCGCCCTTCCCCCTCCCGACGGATGGCCGCGAGGCCAATCCGGCCCGGCCGATGCGGTAAATCCGCAGCCTGCGGGTCTCACTGAACGGGTGGGCGGGTGGGCACAAACCGCGCGAAGCCCGCAAACCCACGACCTCCCCCCCGCCCAACGCTGGAAACTCATCCTCGGCCGCCAATCCGACCGCCTCCCCCCAAAGGCATCCGGCATGGCCCGCGCGCTCGACGAGCTATACGGCACCGGCCACGGCGAAGGCTCCCGCAGCGACCTCGGCGACGCCCCGGGCGCCGGCCGCGAAGCCCCCTACCCCGGCGTCCGCGAATGGTCCGAGGACCTGATCGCCCTCTTCGGCCCGGCCGTCCGCGAGGAGGTCCTGGCCGCCGCCGCGTCAGCGGGCCGCACCGATGTGCTCACCCACCTCGACCCCGCCGCCGCCCGCCCCTCCGTCGACCTGCTCAAAACCGTCCTGACCCACGCCGGCGGCCTCCCGGAGAGCAAACTCGCCCTCCTCCGCCCGCTGATCGCCCGCATCGTCGCCGAACTCGCCCGCGAACTCGCCACCCGGCTGCGCCCCGCGCTCACCGGCATCACCACCCCCCGGCCCACCCGCCGCCCCGGCGGCGCGCTCGACCTGCCGCGCACCCTGCGGGCCAACCTCACCACCGCCCGCCGCGCCGCCGACGGCTCGGTGCTCGTGGTGCCGGAGAAGCCGATCTTCCGTACCCGGGCGAGCCGCAGCAACGACTGGCGGCTGATCCTGGTGGTCGACGTGTCCGGCTCGATGGAGGCGTCGACCATCTGGTCCGCGCTCACCGCCTCGATCATGGCCGGCGTCCCGTCCCTGAGCACCCACTTCCTGACCTTTTCCACCGAGGTCATCGACCTCACCGGACACGTCCACGACCCCCTCGGCCTGCTCCTGGAGGTCAAGGTCGGCGGCGGCACCCACATCGCCGCCGGCCTGCGCGCCGCCCGCGACCTCGTCACCGTGCCCTCACGCACCCTGGTCGCCGTGGTCAGCGACTTCGAGGAGGGCTACCCGATCGGCGGCCTGCTCGCCGAGGTCCGCGCGCTCGCCTCCTCGGGCTGCCACATCCTCGGCTGCGCGAGCCTGGACGACGCCGGCCGACCGCGCTACTCGACCGCCGTCGCCGGCCGACTGGTCGCCGCCGGCATGCCGGTCGCCGCGCTGAGCCCCACCGAACTGGCCCGCTGGGTCGGAGAGAAGGTCCGATGA
- a CDS encoding pyridoxal phosphate-dependent aminotransferase has product MTASTPGSSSVPASGSGSAAGRRVSARVGAIAESATLAVDAKAKALKAAGRPVVGFGAGEPDFPTPDYIVDAAVAACREPRFHRYTPAGGLPELKAAIVAKTLRDSGLVVDPAQVLVTNGGKQAIYEAFAALLDPGDEVLVPAPYWTTYPESIKLAGGVPVDVVADESTGYLVSVEQLEAARTERTKVLVFVSPSNPTGAVYSRAQTEAIGRWAVEHGLWVLTDEIYEHLVYDDAEFVSMPVVVPELADRCVIVNGVAKTYAMTGWRVGWIIGPRDVVAAAANLQSHATSNVCNVAQAAALAALNGDLSAVDTMRAAFDRRRRTIVRMLNEIPGVECPEPKGAFYAYPSVKGVLGREIRGARPATSAELAGLILDEVEVAVVPGEAFGTPGYLRLSYALGDEDLVEGVRRIAELLAEAK; this is encoded by the coding sequence ATGACGGCTTCCACCCCAGGCTCTTCGTCCGTGCCCGCGTCCGGGTCCGGGTCCGCCGCCGGGCGACGGGTCTCGGCCCGCGTCGGCGCCATCGCCGAGTCCGCGACGCTCGCGGTCGACGCCAAGGCGAAGGCGCTCAAGGCCGCCGGGCGTCCCGTGGTCGGCTTCGGCGCCGGCGAGCCGGACTTCCCGACGCCGGACTACATAGTGGACGCGGCGGTCGCGGCCTGCCGCGAACCACGCTTCCACCGCTACACCCCGGCCGGCGGGCTGCCGGAGTTGAAGGCGGCGATCGTGGCCAAGACGCTGCGCGACTCGGGGTTGGTCGTGGATCCGGCGCAGGTCCTGGTCACCAACGGCGGCAAGCAGGCCATCTACGAGGCCTTCGCGGCTCTGCTCGACCCGGGCGACGAGGTGTTGGTGCCGGCGCCGTACTGGACCACCTACCCCGAGTCGATCAAGCTCGCGGGCGGCGTCCCGGTGGACGTGGTCGCCGACGAGAGCACCGGCTACCTGGTGTCGGTCGAGCAGTTGGAGGCGGCCCGTACCGAGCGCACCAAGGTGCTGGTGTTCGTCTCGCCGTCGAACCCGACCGGCGCGGTGTACTCGCGGGCGCAGACCGAGGCGATCGGGCGTTGGGCGGTCGAGCACGGCTTGTGGGTGCTGACCGACGAGATCTACGAACACCTGGTCTACGACGACGCCGAGTTCGTCTCGATGCCGGTGGTGGTGCCGGAACTGGCGGACCGCTGCGTGATCGTCAACGGGGTGGCCAAGACCTACGCGATGACCGGGTGGCGGGTCGGGTGGATCATCGGCCCCCGGGACGTGGTGGCGGCCGCGGCGAACCTGCAGTCGCACGCCACCTCCAACGTCTGCAACGTCGCCCAGGCTGCCGCCCTGGCCGCGCTGAACGGCGATCTGTCGGCGGTGGACACGATGAGGGCGGCGTTCGACCGGCGCCGGCGCACCATCGTGCGGATGCTGAACGAGATCCCGGGCGTCGAGTGCCCCGAGCCCAAGGGCGCCTTCTACGCCTATCCGTCGGTGAAGGGGGTGCTCGGCCGGGAGATCCGGGGCGCGCGTCCCGCGACCTCGGCGGAGTTGGCGGGGCTGATCCTGGACGAGGTCGAGGTGGCGGTGGTGCCGGGCGAGGCCTTCGGCACTCCGGGCTACCTGCGCCTGTCGTACGCGCTCGGCGACGAGGACCTGGTCGAGGGCGTGCGCCGGATCGCGGAACTGCTGGCCGAGGCGAAGTAG